The following are encoded together in the Acidimicrobiales bacterium genome:
- a CDS encoding SDR family NAD(P)-dependent oxidoreductase produces the protein MATAPLRTVVVGASSGLGRCIGIGLAQRGATVALLARRHDRLVDTAKEAGPGALAIACDVTDDASCRDAIEQAASGLGGIDALVYATGIGPLGRLAELDAGTWRRAFDTNVTGAALVTAAAIPHLSASRGVAAYLSSVSASITAPWPGLGAYIVSKAALDKLVEAWRAEHPAVGFTRVTVGDCAGGEGASATEFSADWDEEVAAEVFPIWLARNLLSGALLDVDELLRVIDSVLRCGAGATIPTVAVVPRPPA, from the coding sequence ATGGCCACTGCACCGTTGAGGACCGTTGTCGTCGGCGCATCGAGCGGCCTCGGCCGCTGCATCGGCATCGGACTCGCGCAGCGCGGAGCCACGGTGGCGCTCCTTGCCCGGCGGCACGACCGCCTCGTCGACACCGCGAAGGAGGCCGGCCCCGGCGCGCTGGCGATCGCTTGCGACGTTACCGACGACGCGTCGTGTCGCGACGCGATCGAGCAGGCAGCGAGCGGGTTGGGGGGGATCGACGCCCTCGTGTACGCGACAGGCATCGGCCCCCTCGGTCGGCTCGCCGAGCTCGATGCCGGCACGTGGCGGCGGGCCTTCGACACAAATGTTACCGGCGCCGCGCTTGTCACCGCCGCCGCGATCCCCCACCTCTCGGCGTCACGGGGGGTGGCCGCCTACTTGTCCTCGGTGAGCGCCTCGATCACGGCGCCGTGGCCGGGCCTCGGCGCCTACATCGTCAGCAAGGCGGCCCTGGACAAGCTGGTCGAAGCTTGGCGAGCGGAGCATCCCGCCGTCGGCTTCACCCGGGTCACGGTCGGCGACTGCGCCGGTGGGGAGGGGGCGTCGGCCACGGAGTTCAGTGCCGACTGGGACGAGGAGGTCGCGGCCGAGGTCTTCCCCATATGGCTCGCTCGCAACCTCCTCAGCGGCGCGCTGCTCGACGTGGACGAGCTCTTACGAGTGATCGACAGCGTGCTGCGGTGCGGCGCCGGCGCCACGATCCCAACGGTGGCCGTAGTACCACGACCGCCGGCCTGA
- a CDS encoding TIGR03564 family F420-dependent LLM class oxidoreductase, producing MRIGLMIGPERARYRTKVERLLTDVRWAEDAGLATVWIPQIPDEFDALTAATLVGAETTRIEIGTAVVPVQPRHPIALAQQALSVQAVCEGRLRLGLGVSHHWIIDEMLGLPYKRPVVTMGAYLDVLDQAFGGPGTVDVDNELFRVHSPLDVTDVAPTPVLMAALGPLMLRLAGERTDGTILWMADERAIASHVIPHLTGAASAAGRPAPRVVAGIPVCLCSEREVDAATARANRILAEAEVSPNYQHLLDHGDARNVGDILAAGSESTIEKRLRGFADAGVTDVSVRVLPIGESRPDLIASLERTRQFISSLAR from the coding sequence ATGCGCATCGGCCTCATGATCGGCCCGGAGCGAGCCCGCTACCGGACGAAGGTCGAGCGGCTCCTCACCGATGTCCGATGGGCGGAGGATGCTGGCCTGGCCACGGTCTGGATCCCGCAGATCCCCGACGAGTTCGACGCCCTGACCGCTGCCACGCTCGTCGGCGCCGAGACGACGAGGATCGAAATTGGTACCGCGGTGGTCCCGGTCCAGCCCCGGCACCCGATCGCGCTCGCTCAGCAGGCGCTGTCGGTGCAGGCAGTGTGCGAAGGTAGGCTGAGACTCGGGCTCGGCGTATCGCACCACTGGATCATCGACGAGATGCTCGGATTGCCCTACAAGCGTCCTGTCGTGACCATGGGCGCCTACCTGGACGTCCTCGACCAAGCCTTCGGAGGTCCCGGCACTGTCGACGTCGACAACGAGCTGTTCCGCGTCCACAGCCCCCTCGACGTCACAGACGTCGCCCCGACGCCGGTGCTCATGGCCGCTCTCGGTCCGCTCATGCTCCGGCTGGCCGGCGAGCGGACCGACGGCACGATCCTGTGGATGGCTGACGAGCGGGCCATCGCGTCGCATGTCATCCCTCACCTCACTGGAGCGGCGTCGGCCGCGGGCCGGCCGGCACCCCGTGTCGTCGCCGGCATCCCGGTGTGTCTCTGCAGTGAGCGGGAGGTCGACGCGGCGACCGCCCGGGCGAACCGGATCCTGGCCGAGGCGGAGGTGTCGCCGAACTACCAGCATCTGCTCGATCACGGCGACGCCCGCAACGTCGGGGACATCCTGGCCGCGGGCAGCGAGTCGACGATCGAGAAGCGCCTACGCGGCTTCGCCGATGCCGGCGTGACGGACGTGTCGGTCCGTGTGTTGCCGATCGGGGAGAGTCGCCCGGACCTCATCGCGTCGCTCGAGCGTACGCGTCAGTTCATATCGTCGCTCGCTCGATGA